In Leptospira licerasiae serovar Varillal str. VAR 010, the sequence CAATAGATAGCGACCAGCCGTGTTGAAATAATCGATGATAAAAGTAATTGGAGATATAAAGGGCATCGGTCCAGGAGCCTGCAATATCGTTTGAAAGTCGGCTCATAACGGCCGCCTGTTCTCCCGTAGGATTCGGTATATGGATATAAAGATTTAGTTGAGCTTTTGCATAGAATAATGAGAACAATAAGAATAAATAATATCCGGGCATAATTCTCAGAGTTCTCTTAATATAAAAAAGTTTTAAATCTAAGGTACCGGTCCTTTTGCTTTCGTTTAGTAAGCCTCCATAGATCAAAAAACCACTTAGAATAAAGAAAAGGTCCACCCCACTTCTACAATTGGAAAGAAATTGGTAGATAAATTGATTTGGATAACTAAGTAGATGGAATTTTTCTGCCCCTTGCCAAAAATGAAAAATAATTACTAAAAGTATCGAAATGGATCTAAGTCCATTTAGTGCAGGTATTTCCGATTCGTTTTTGGAAAATAGATATTTCAATGGGCGATTTCCTCTTCCTCTTCGATTGATTTAAAGTGAATTCATAGTAAAAAGGGACTTCCTATCATGAAAACTAATTTCCTTGCGAATTTCAGACTTCTATTCGGATTCTCCCTGCTGGAAAGGAAACAATCACTACTTGATCTGGATCGGAACAAATCGATTCAAGATCTCCCTAACGGATCGATTGAGCCTGGGCTTTCCTTCCGCTTCCATTAGGATCCAATAGGCATAATCGAGACTAAACATATCTTTGATATTCTTTCCGACCTTTACCCATTGTTGTTCTATTCTTTTTTTAGCTTCCGAGGTTAGGTTCGGATTCCTTTGGAAGTTTTCCAGATAGGAAAAATATTCCGAGGTGAGAGAAACAGGGATGGGGTCCTTCCATTTTCTACCTCTTAATGTCCTTTCGGTCTCCCAACGAAATTCCCCCAGAGTTTTAGTGACTACTAACGTGGCATTCTCGGTCATTACAAGAGGAAATAGCAATCTGCTGTAATCTTGATTGCCTACGCTTGTATCTTGCCAAAGAACTCCTCTGTTGCCGCTATATGGAAGAAGGATACAATCCGCGAAAAATTCCTTTCTATACAAATCGGTTTGACTCGGATTAGTGTTAGAAACAGCGCTTACTTCTCTGCGAAAAATGCTTGTGTCTATCTTTAAAACTCTTTCCGCGTTTGATAGGATCTTATCAGGAAAGGTCAGATTGGATTCTGTAGCTCCGTAAAATTGGTCTTCAGAAAGGATCGGATAAGCAAAATTCGGGTTTAAAGAGACTCCTAAGAGCCCCATATAAAGAATATTTTCTAATTCCCAGTCCAGAATATGCAAAAGATATTCCTTATTCATTATATTTTTCGCTTCCGCTTCTTGGTTCCAACGCAGATTTGATTTTTGTATCTGATCGTAGGTTTGTCCCAGATGATTTTGAGAAGGATTCTTTTTGCCTGCGAGTATCAAATTCAACCAATCGGGCAAAAGGTGAACGGAAAGTTTTACTTCCTGGTACTGGCGGTCGTTGACAGAAGATCTTAGAGCGGGGATTGCGAGTTCAAGATCCTGCAATCTTTTTGGAGATACTAAACCTTCGTCCAAAAAGAAAAAATGTATAAATAGAAGGACAGGTTTGGGCACACTTGTTGTTTGGGAGCGAAATTTTAAAAAACAAACTTTGTACAATCGTATTAAAATTTTATAATCTTCTTGTCTGTGGCTCCTCCTCGTTAATCCAGGGTGCTCTTTATACGCAGTTACAAGTCGAGTGATCTCTTCGCAAATACTTGGATTCAATCCTGAATATTCCAAAATTTGGGCAAGACTGTTTATATATTCGTCGGGTATTGTGCCAGGAAGGGTCGCGCTAGCCGGATTGGTTCTCGCAGTTTCGATCCATTCCTCACTTTTTTTCTCATCCAGTTCCGGAATTGTTTTGATCTGTAAGGTTAGATTTGTTCCTTCTTGAGAGATCAATATTGCTTCAGATTTGAGCCATTGTTTGTTCTCGTTCGGAATTAGGATCTGTATTCTTTCGTATCTGGTAAGAGAGAATGTAGCTCCGATTTTTTTCGTATAGATCCTAGCCCTGATTGCTCTATTTAAGGAATTCTCGTCCAGTTCTTGGATGCCTAATAAGGCAGGGAATCTTTCCTCGGAGTCCGTTTCTAAGATGGCGGTGATAAAGTTTTTTGCAATGGCTTTATGATCTTCTATCAAACGATCTAACGTATGCACTATCAATATATCTTTCCATGCGGGAAGATTGCTTTGCTCTGCAAGGAACTGTAAGAACTCAGGAAGGAAATATTTTCGATACCAGGAAGGATCTTCTGCCAATCGTTTTAGATCGGCGTTATCTACTTGGTCCAAAAAAGTATGAAAAAGATTTGTGTCTCTGGAATTAAAATGATTGAGCTTTAGTTTGGATACGATCTTGGTCCTGTATTCAAACGTAAGGCGGTTTTGTCTGCGCAGATAACGTTGCAGTAAATAGATAACGGTGAGCAGAAGGACTAAAAAGATCCCTCCGCTAATAACTGGAGTCCAAGAGAACTCTGGCCAAATCAGGATAGGGCTTCCGGGATCCTGACCTAATATAAGCATGCAAAAACAGTAAATAGAACGATAAACTCGTCAAGATGTTTACTTAGTTGGAGGTGGGGTAGGGAGAAGAATTCGGGGGAGGATGGATGACTTCTCCGGAATTTCCCCCGGAGAAGTTTGTAAATTTTAATCCAATCTAAAATTGGTCATTGGGAATTGTTGGGTGATCTCTTTTACACCGTGTCTGACTTTTTCCTTAGTTTTTTCGTCGTCCGGATTGTCCAAGAAATCGCAGATCAAATTTCCTACTTTTTCTATATCGGAAGGCTTGAGTCCTCTGGTAGTAAGTGCAGGAGTTCCTAAACGAATTCCGGAAGCGACAGCAGGAGGATTTTTGTCGAATGGGATCGCGTTTTTATTCACAGTAACTCCCACTTCGTCAAGTCCGTCCGCAGCTTTCGCGCCTGTTAAACCTTTTACGGAAACGTCGAGTAGGACCAAGTGATTGTCCGTCCCACCGCTCACTACTCTGAATCCTCTTTTTACGAAAACTTCCGCCAAAACTTTCGCGTTTGCGAGCACTGTTTCGATGTATTTTTTATAATCAGGAGTTAAAGCTTCTCCGAATGCTACCGCTTTTGCTGCGATCACATGCATAAGAGGTCCGCCTTGGATTCCGGGGAATACTCTGGAATTCAGAACTTTCTCATTTTCTAATTTAGAAAGAATTAATCCTCCTCTCGGCCCTCTGAGAGTTTTGTGGGTGGTGGTAGTAACATAATCAAAACTATCGATTGGAGAAGGATGATATCCGGTGGCAACTAACCCGGAAATATGTGCGATATCCGCCATAAGTTTTGCACCTACCGATCTTGCGATCTCTGCAAACTTATCAAAATCGATCGTTCTGGAATACGCAGAAGCACCTGCGACAATCAATTTAGGCTTATGCTCTTTTGCAAGAGACGCAAGGGCATCATAGTCGATTGTCTCCGTTTTAGGATCTACGCCGTAAGGGATCGGTTTGTAATATTTCCCGCTGATATTCACCGGAGAACCATGAGTCAAATGTCCTCCATGAGCCAGATTCATTCCTAAAAAGGAATCTCCCGGTTCCATGGTAGCCAAGAAGACCGCCATATTTGCCTGCGCCCCCGAGTGAGGCTGAACGTTTGCATATTCTGCTTTGAAGATCTTTTTGGCTCTTTCGATCGCTATGGACTCGACTGCGTCAGCGTTTACACATCCGTTATAATATCTTTTTCCGGGATATCCTTCCGCATATTTATTAGTAAGCGTGGAAGTATAGGCTTCCAAAACGGATCTGGACACGAAGTTTTCGGAAGCGATCATTTCCAGGTTTTGTTCCTGTCTTTGGTCTTCCGCTTGTAAGGCTTTAAAAATTTCGGGGTCTTGTTGGGGAAGGTATTTCATTTTTTCCTCGGTGGTCTTGAGAGAATCATTCTCCCAGAATATAGCCTAGATCTGAATATTTTTCCTGAAACAGCCGATCTGCCACTTTGCGAACGTTTCGAAAGAAGGAAGGATCCGCTTCGGTACCTAGGATTTCAACCCCCAGATAATCCGCAAATAAAAGGGAAAGGTCTTGTTTGAATTTTCCGGGAGAAAATGTGCCCGGTAAGGAGGTCACAAATTCATTATGACTTCTGCCTTTTCTGTATTCAGGCTCCTCCGGAGGGTGAGGAAGGAGGTCCGACACCAATGGGATCAGCCTTGGATCGAGAATCAAGGTCCCATGTTGTACTATGCAGTTCTTTTTTCTGAACTGAGCGTTACCTGAAATTTTTTTCCATATATCCGGAGAAAGTTCCAAAGCCAGATCGGATTTACCTTTACATCTTGTTTTCAGCCCTTGCTTGTTCAAAGCAGAAGATATCAAGCCTAAGAATATATTATAAGAATTGGAGACAGGATACAGTTCCGGTTTTGTTTCTAAGGAAACAAAAAGACTAAAGTTTAGATTCCATCCCGGTTCATGAACAACTGTCCCGCCGCCGCTTGCTCTTCTGGCTAAATATACCGGATCTGTTGTAGAAGGTTTTTTAGGCCTTTGTCTTTTTCGGAATGTCGTCAGGAATCTTTCTATGTTCTCCTTTCCTGCACTTAGTTCAGGTTTCTCCGAGAGACCCATTATGATCGACCTGGGTCCTTCCCAAAACCGAACCCCGCCGGAATATCCTCCGGACACTAGTTGGACTGCGAGAGCTTCTTCCAAAGCTAGATTATAATAAGGTGTCCTGATGGATTTTTGATCTAGTATAAAAGTTCTCACTTCGAGACCAGGGTATAGCTGCCTATAGTTTTCGTCCATGGGTTTTACTACTGACTGTAGTCCGAATTGGCGTATTTGAACATAGGTCCTAAACAAATTTCTCTCTTTTCTCGCTTTGGAATTAATTTCAACACTTTGTATTAGCAAAAATGAACCAGGTTCCATATGTATTATTAAAACATAATATTAAAGTCCACTTTAAGTTTTGTTGAACTCCGGTCACCGTTACTTGATTTTTGGGAAAATTGGAACATTATCCTTCGTTCTCTTGTCCTAATTTATAGAGCATTATGAAAAATGAATATAATTTATTTCTTAGAGAAGTTGAGACTTCTTTTTTCCCCTTCGGAAACCAAGGAAGTTTTTAATAGGTTTTTAATTTTTATTCTGACTGTGCCCCTTTTTTTAGGGGCATGTATACAGCATCAGGATATCCAATCTAAAGAATCAAAATTGTACAAACCTAGCTTTGCTCTTTTCGGGGATAGTATCTCCGCATTCTGGCCTGTAGAGGAACAGTTTCCGGAATTCGAGACTTATAAGAAGGCGTTTCCCGGTAGAAGGACCTATGAGATCCAAGAGGCGGCTAAAAATGAAACAGGGAGATATAGATCCTGCATGTTGAACGGAGGTGTAAATGATTTCCTAAATAATTTCGAGCCTACTTGGGAAGAGGTCGACTCAACTGTTCAGCGTCAACTCAAGACCCTGGAAATATTGAACGACCATTGCGACTATATCATCGTTCTGAATGTGTGGACTGTCCAGCTTCCGTGGCCTGTAAAAGCGGCGTCTATGATCAATTTGGAAATGAAAAAAAGAGTGAACTTCGTTCCAAGGATTGATCCTGAAGATCTGATCCACAGTGAAATGTTATTGGACGGCGGTCATCTAACCGACGAAGGATACGGAATTCTTTCCCAGAGAGTGAGAGAATATTTAAGAGCATCTTTGCCAGAGTTCTGGTTACAATATCTATGAGATATCGATTCTTGATCCTTCTGATATTCATAAGTCCTCTGGCGGAAATTTTAGGATCGGATAAGACTCCTATACCTTATCCAGTATGGGGTCAGTCTGTCGGAGTATATAATATTTTCATAATTAGTGCAGGCGCAAAAGAATATCGGAATTCCAAGGATTATGATCGGAATCGCAACGTTTCTTTGGATGGAGAGTTTAAGTTAGGAGATCATTTTTCAGTTTCTGCGGGTTACGGATATATAGATCAATATGCTACAAGAACTACTCCTTGGAGCGGTTGGGATAGATGGAAAGCAGGTCTAAAAACGTTTTTCACCTTCGGGATATTTTCGTTAGGAGGGGGAGTAAACGTTTACGGACCTTCTGCATCTGAACCCTGGATCGGAGAAAGAAATCCGGATCTTCTTTTGGTTCGCCCATATATAGGTTTTGTGTTGGATTTTGGTAGAACAAAATTCCAGGCATTCGGCTTATATGAAAGGGAAACCGATTCCAAGTTTGGAGATCCCGTCCAAGATAAATATTATCGTTATATGGAAGCGGGCGCTACTTTGTCTTACGAAACAAATTCGAATTGGATCCTTCTTTTGGAAACTACCTATCGTATGGCGGTGGAAGATACGATTGCAACTTCTCGTTCCGATTCATTCAATCTTCATCCGGGGGTTCAATATAAAGTGGGAGAGGGAGGGAGAGTCTTTTTTAGCGGTTTATATGGAATGAGAAAGGATAATACATACAACCAAGGTTTTAAGGTCGGTTATCAGCAGTTGATTTCATTTGAGTAGGCGGCAAAATTAATCTTCTGCCTTATAATACTTGCTCGAAGCTTCTTTCAGGAATTTTTTCTCTTTTTTATTCAGAGAATTCATTCCTTCTTTCGAAATTTTTTCTAAGAGACGATCTACTTCTTCTTTTGCTTCTTCTCTTGTTTTCATCTCTTCTTGCCAGCGGACCATTTTTCTTTTTTGTCGCCATCTGGAAAAAGAGAAGCTAGGAAATTTAATCCCAAATCTATATTTTACTTTAGTATAATATAGAAAATAAAGTCCACCTGCTGCAAATCCGCCCAGTCCGTTGGCGATCGGAGTTCCTGCTTGTAGTCCTAAAATTACCAAAACTGCCAGGATGATGATGGCCAAATACTTTGCTTTGATAGGGAATATTCCCCAAAACAAAAGTTCTCTATTCGGCCAAATCAATGCGTAAGCCGTGATTAGCCCGTATAGAACCGCGGAAATCCCTAATACTGTCCCTTGCTGGAATCCTAGCATGGATGCGAGTACTGTGGCGACTCCTCCCCCGAAGATACAGAACATAAAATAACGTAAAAAATTCCTGGTTCCCCAATGGGACTCTAACGCGGACCCGAACATCCAAAATGCGAACATTTCGAATAAAAATCCGATGAGCATATTAGGGGAATGGAAGAAGCTGTAAGTCAGTAGCTGCCAGCCGAAAAACTTTTCTAAGACCAGGCCGGGAGTCAGACCGAATAATCCCAGGATGGCCAAAAGAATAGATGGGGCCACCAGGCTTAGAATAAACTCTATGCCGAAAATGGCAATATTTAAGATCAAAAGTTTACGAACGAGGGGAGAGGTTGAGACACCGAATCCGCTAGAGAAAGACGCCATTGCCTTCCTAGTTTTCTTTTTTCCTTTCGAACGACAACCTAAATCCGGATTTTGTTTCCTTTGACAGTTTGGGCCAAATATAGTAAATGTTCCTAAGATGGAAATCTTCTTGTACGGAGTCCGGGGATCTATTCCTGCCCCCTTATCGAATGAGGAATACAGGGAGAAAGTAATTTCCATATTGAGGCTTGTCGCCAAGTCCGAGGGAAAAGCGTTCTCTTCTCCCGAAGAATGGTTCGATCAGTTGCCGGAACCTCTGAACTATGTGGTCGGCGGAAATACTACCTGCGTTCGGATCCTAGGTTCTTCCGGGGTGGAACTGATTGTGGACCTTGGAACCGGAGCAAGAATTTTGGGAGAGGAACTAGTCCGAGATAAATTCGGGCAAGGAAAGGGAGAAGCTTCCGTATTTTTCACTCATACCCACTGGGATCATATCCATGGGATCCCTTTTTTCAAACCGATGTACATTCCCGGTAATAAATTTACCTTCTATTCTCCCTTAGAAGATCTTCCGGAAAGATTAAAATACCAACAGGAGCCCAGATTTTTTCCGATCCATTTCGATCATTTCGGTTCAGAAAGAAATTTCCATAGGCTCCAAAAGGGAGAAGTCCTGGAAATCGGCGGTGTCAAAGTGGAATGGCTTGCCCTTAAACATCCGGGAGGCTCCATCGCCTATAAATTCACAGAAAATGGGAAAAGTTTTATTTTTGCCACCGACGCAGAATATAATGGAGAGGATTTTCCCCTCATTCAGGAGCAAAAACCGTTCTTTAAAGGTGCAGATCTTTTGATTTTGGACGCCCAATACACTCTGGATGAATCTTTTCAAAAATTCGATTGGGGCCATACTTCTTATACTATGGCAGTCAATTGTGCTTCTTCCTGGGAGATCAAAAAACTGGCTTTGACCCACCATGAACCCGCCTATTCGGACGAAATTTTAGCCATCATCTTGGATGACGCCAGAACCCATGCTGAAAATCTTGGAGCTAAGGACCTATCCATTGTACTGGCTAGAGAAGGAATGAAATTCAAACTCGTATGAATCTATTTAGCGAAGGAATTCACAGAGCGACAAAAACACTTTTGGTCTTAGCCTTGCTGGGCGGTCTGTTTTTCGGATACATTATCGCAGAAGTGGACGAGGGAGGAGAGCTTGCCATCCTTGCTTCGTACCAACCGACTACTCCTACTCGTTTGTATGATATCAACGGCGTAGTGTATGCAGAGTTGTATCGCCATAAACAACAACTTCTTAAATACCAAGATATTCCTCCTCATGTGGTCCAAGCGTTCCTTTCCGTAGAGGATAATAACTTTTTCAATCACTTTGGGATAGACTTCTCTGCAATCCTTCGCGCAGCGGCAGTCAACGTGATCTCAGGAAGGATCAAACAGGGTGGTTCCACTCTGACTCAGCAGCTTGCTAAAACCGTTCTGAATAATCGAAAAAAATCCTTTATCCGTAAATTTGTAGAAGCTCTGTTTACTCTTCAGATAGAACAGGAATATTCTAAAGAAGAAATATTAGAAATTTATTTTAACTTAATATACCTAGGTCATGGGACTACAGGACTTGCTTCTGCGGCGGATGTGTATTTCCATAAGGATGTTTCGGATCTGGATGTGGCAGAAGCTGCACTTCTTGCAAGACTTCCTAAGGCGCCTGTGGATTATTCTCCTTATAAAAATCCTGCCGCTTCTAAAAGGGCTCACCTGGAAGTGCTAAAACTTATGGCTTCCCAGGGATTTGTTCCGAACGATAAGGTCCAGACTATCCATGACGAATTTTGGGAAAAATACTGGCCCATCGTAATTACTCAGTCCCCTTCTCAATCCACCTGGGGAACCAAGTTGAATAGAGCCCCCCATTTTACCGAGTTCGTAAGACAGAGGTTGTTAAAAGAATTGGGAGAAGATAGGATCTACAGCGGTGGTCTCAAAATTTACACTACTTTGGATATCCGCAAACAAGAGATCGCTCAAGACGAACTTCGCAAGGCTCTTAAAAAACACGATGATCTTGTTTCCGGAGTTACCGTAAACTATGCAGGTGGCGCGGATAGAGGTCTTGTTGGACTTTATAATTTTCTCGGTTCCTTATTCCCAGTGGCTCCTCCTTTTGTCAGTCGTTTAGATGATAAAGCGAACTTCAGGGTCGCGCTGGAAAAAGAACTGATAGATTCCGCAGATGTTTTAAGTTTACTTCTGCCTGCCGATAACGAATCGGCTGCTTTCACTGAATTTCAGAAAAGATCCGCAGTATTCGGTAAAAACCTTCACGTAGAAGGCGCTGCTATTACGATAGATCATACAAACGGCTATATAGAAACTATGGTCGGAGGTTATGAATTCACTCCTAAAAACCAGTTCAATCGCGCGGTGCAGGCGAGAAGGCAGACAGGCTCTTCTTTCAAACCTTTTGTATACGGTGCTGCAATCGCCGAACGTATCGTAGGTTCCGGAACCGGGATCATGGATGCACCTTTGACCACTTTGACGGAAGAAGGAGAAGGTTGGTCTCCTCAGGATTTTGACGGGGATTTCCAAGGAATGGTCCCTCTGTCCAGAGCACTTTCCATGTCCTTAAATATCGTTTCTGTGCAAGTGTTCTTGCGTACAGGTGCGGATGCGGTCATCGATTTTGCTTCTCGCTTAACAAAGGCTGATAAGAGCAGATTTATGCCAAGCCCTGCGCTTGCTTTGGGAATTGCGGAGCTATCTCCTTATGAAATGGCGGTGGGATATTCTATCATCGCAAATAAGGGAAGAAATGTGATCCCACTTTCTGTTCGGTATGTGATCGATCAGTCGGGAAATGTAATTTATAACGAAGAATTAAAAGTCCGAGAAGAATTGGACAAAGAAGCGGAAGACGGTTCCATTCAGATCATCAGCGAAGGTACAGCCTACATTCTTCGCAAAATGTTGACCATGGTTGCCATGGGAGGAACTGCAGCAAACGGACTCCATTCTCCTGACCAAGGAAATTACAAAGGGATCGCTGCGGGAAAGACCGGATCCACTTCTTCTTTTACAAACGCTTGGTACTGTGGATTCGATCCTAAATTGACCACCGTCATTTGGCTCGGATTCGATAAGAGTTCTATTTCACTCGGAAGAGGTCAGGCAGCTGGAGTTCTTGCAGTTCCTATTTGGGGAAAAATGTATCGTCGTTTCTATAACGGTGAGAATTATCCGACTTTTGAGGATGAGCACGGTCTGGATCCACAACCGGAAGAAGTGCAAAGTGGAGGGACCTGCGCGTATAATGGATTGTCTCCTAAGCCGGGAGTATGTCCTGTAACCCAGAACCTTACCTTAAAGCCGATTACTGTAGCAGGAGTGACAAAAGCTGTCCAGGCAAACCGCCAATGCGACGGAGATCGGGACCATCATAAGTCAATAGATTTCAGAGAATTCCTGCAATTGGAATACCAGATCAGTGACGAAGAGATCGGTAAAACGGAACGTAAGTTTAAACCGCAAGCGGACTAAAAACTGAGTGCGATTTCGGGAAAATTCATCCAAAACACCGATTTGACAAGAACGGCTTTACAGAATTTTTCCGCTTTCCGAAAGTGAAATGGAGGCGGTCCCGGAACGGGACGTATACACCGACCTCCGTAGGATCAAGATGTCGATAGAGATCAAGGTTCCCGAAATGGGTGAATCCATTACGGAAGCAACAATAGCAAACTGGGTAAAA encodes:
- the glyA gene encoding serine hydroxymethyltransferase, coding for MKYLPQQDPEIFKALQAEDQRQEQNLEMIASENFVSRSVLEAYTSTLTNKYAEGYPGKRYYNGCVNADAVESIAIERAKKIFKAEYANVQPHSGAQANMAVFLATMEPGDSFLGMNLAHGGHLTHGSPVNISGKYYKPIPYGVDPKTETIDYDALASLAKEHKPKLIVAGASAYSRTIDFDKFAEIARSVGAKLMADIAHISGLVATGYHPSPIDSFDYVTTTTHKTLRGPRGGLILSKLENEKVLNSRVFPGIQGGPLMHVIAAKAVAFGEALTPDYKKYIETVLANAKVLAEVFVKRGFRVVSGGTDNHLVLLDVSVKGLTGAKAADGLDEVGVTVNKNAIPFDKNPPAVASGIRLGTPALTTRGLKPSDIEKVGNLICDFLDNPDDEKTKEKVRHGVKEITQQFPMTNFRLD
- a CDS encoding lipoate--protein ligase family protein, whose translation is MRTFILDQKSIRTPYYNLALEEALAVQLVSGGYSGGVRFWEGPRSIIMGLSEKPELSAGKENIERFLTTFRKRQRPKKPSTTDPVYLARRASGGGTVVHEPGWNLNFSLFVSLETKPELYPVSNSYNIFLGLISSALNKQGLKTRCKGKSDLALELSPDIWKKISGNAQFRKKNCIVQHGTLILDPRLIPLVSDLLPHPPEEPEYRKGRSHNEFVTSLPGTFSPGKFKQDLSLLFADYLGVEILGTEADPSFFRNVRKVADRLFQEKYSDLGYILGE
- a CDS encoding SGNH/GDSL hydrolase family protein; the protein is MNIIYFLEKLRLLFSPSETKEVFNRFLIFILTVPLFLGACIQHQDIQSKESKLYKPSFALFGDSISAFWPVEEQFPEFETYKKAFPGRRTYEIQEAAKNETGRYRSCMLNGGVNDFLNNFEPTWEEVDSTVQRQLKTLEILNDHCDYIIVLNVWTVQLPWPVKAASMINLEMKKRVNFVPRIDPEDLIHSEMLLDGGHLTDEGYGILSQRVREYLRASLPEFWLQYL
- a CDS encoding rhomboid family intramembrane serine protease, which codes for MASFSSGFGVSTSPLVRKLLILNIAIFGIEFILSLVAPSILLAILGLFGLTPGLVLEKFFGWQLLTYSFFHSPNMLIGFLFEMFAFWMFGSALESHWGTRNFLRYFMFCIFGGGVATVLASMLGFQQGTVLGISAVLYGLITAYALIWPNRELLFWGIFPIKAKYLAIIILAVLVILGLQAGTPIANGLGGFAAGGLYFLYYTKVKYRFGIKFPSFSFSRWRQKRKMVRWQEEMKTREEAKEEVDRLLEKISKEGMNSLNKKEKKFLKEASSKYYKAED
- a CDS encoding MBL fold metallo-hydrolase; the encoded protein is MEIFLYGVRGSIPAPLSNEEYREKVISILRLVAKSEGKAFSSPEEWFDQLPEPLNYVVGGNTTCVRILGSSGVELIVDLGTGARILGEELVRDKFGQGKGEASVFFTHTHWDHIHGIPFFKPMYIPGNKFTFYSPLEDLPERLKYQQEPRFFPIHFDHFGSERNFHRLQKGEVLEIGGVKVEWLALKHPGGSIAYKFTENGKSFIFATDAEYNGEDFPLIQEQKPFFKGADLLILDAQYTLDESFQKFDWGHTSYTMAVNCASSWEIKKLALTHHEPAYSDEILAIILDDARTHAENLGAKDLSIVLAREGMKFKLV
- a CDS encoding penicillin-binding protein 1A, which translates into the protein MNLFSEGIHRATKTLLVLALLGGLFFGYIIAEVDEGGELAILASYQPTTPTRLYDINGVVYAELYRHKQQLLKYQDIPPHVVQAFLSVEDNNFFNHFGIDFSAILRAAAVNVISGRIKQGGSTLTQQLAKTVLNNRKKSFIRKFVEALFTLQIEQEYSKEEILEIYFNLIYLGHGTTGLASAADVYFHKDVSDLDVAEAALLARLPKAPVDYSPYKNPAASKRAHLEVLKLMASQGFVPNDKVQTIHDEFWEKYWPIVITQSPSQSTWGTKLNRAPHFTEFVRQRLLKELGEDRIYSGGLKIYTTLDIRKQEIAQDELRKALKKHDDLVSGVTVNYAGGADRGLVGLYNFLGSLFPVAPPFVSRLDDKANFRVALEKELIDSADVLSLLLPADNESAAFTEFQKRSAVFGKNLHVEGAAITIDHTNGYIETMVGGYEFTPKNQFNRAVQARRQTGSSFKPFVYGAAIAERIVGSGTGIMDAPLTTLTEEGEGWSPQDFDGDFQGMVPLSRALSMSLNIVSVQVFLRTGADAVIDFASRLTKADKSRFMPSPALALGIAELSPYEMAVGYSIIANKGRNVIPLSVRYVIDQSGNVIYNEELKVREELDKEAEDGSIQIISEGTAYILRKMLTMVAMGGTAANGLHSPDQGNYKGIAAGKTGSTSSFTNAWYCGFDPKLTTVIWLGFDKSSISLGRGQAAGVLAVPIWGKMYRRFYNGENYPTFEDEHGLDPQPEEVQSGGTCAYNGLSPKPGVCPVTQNLTLKPITVAGVTKAVQANRQCDGDRDHHKSIDFREFLQLEYQISDEEIGKTERKFKPQAD